The following are encoded in a window of Pseudomonadota bacterium genomic DNA:
- a CDS encoding sterol desaturase family protein produces MDELQALGGPAGFAITYVALVVIIALRYFAIAGLFHWLLWSREGPRVKTRRLTDGRPRPATVRAEIGWSLISALIYALPGVIVIEAWKDGGTLLYTDWRPIDWIWIPVSIFICLFVQDTWFYWTHRLMHHPRLFRIVHLVHHRSRPPSPFAAFSFHPYESLVYAWLLPLLVFIIPIHVAAVLFILTLMTIASVLNHSGQEILPDRWLKGPIGHHLITAAHHDIHHRDFTKNFALYFRFWDKVMATDVMEEVYPFLETGRQQREGAD; encoded by the coding sequence ATGGACGAACTGCAAGCATTGGGTGGCCCGGCGGGTTTCGCGATCACCTATGTCGCGCTCGTGGTCATCATCGCGCTCCGGTACTTCGCCATTGCCGGTCTGTTCCACTGGCTCTTGTGGTCGCGCGAGGGGCCACGGGTTAAGACCCGGCGCCTGACCGACGGCCGGCCCCGCCCGGCGACGGTCAGGGCGGAAATCGGCTGGTCGCTCATTTCGGCCCTGATTTACGCGCTGCCCGGCGTCATTGTGATCGAGGCCTGGAAGGACGGCGGTACCTTGCTTTATACGGACTGGCGGCCGATCGACTGGATCTGGATACCCGTCAGCATCTTCATATGCCTGTTCGTCCAGGATACCTGGTTCTATTGGACACACCGGCTGATGCACCATCCGCGCCTGTTCCGCATCGTGCATCTGGTGCACCACCGCTCGCGCCCGCCAAGCCCGTTCGCCGCCTTCTCGTTCCACCCATACGAGAGCCTGGTCTATGCCTGGCTGCTGCCGCTGCTCGTCTTCATCATCCCGATCCACGTCGCCGCGGTACTGTTCATCCTGACGCTGATGACCATCGCTAGCGTCTTGAACCATTCCGGCCAGGAGATCCTGCCGGACCGTTGGCTCAAGGGCCCAATCGGCCATCATCTGATCACCGCCGCCCACCACGACATCCACCACCGCGACTTCACCAAAAACTTCGCGCTTTACTTCCGCTTCTGGGACAAGGTGATGGCGACCGACGTGATGGAGGAGGTCTACCCGTTCCTGGAGACCGGGCGACAGCAGCGCGAAGGCGCGGACTGA